A single genomic interval of Dyella sp. GSA-30 harbors:
- a CDS encoding histidine kinase — MEGRSPSIEPAVAPVSPPLWLPILAGLPITLCMVVMALPDLGRGHSAAYRALYLAAYVVWSLPLTLLQRRLWQRRVSWWKTATILLVVTYLLSLINNAIALSMAVGWGQVPTYRLPMIFSGLDGCWLALIAFCAIHAVVAHYTELRYAQERTERAISHARDAELRALRYQLHPHFLFNTLNAISALVASQRNREANRMIARLGDFLRATLESSAAHEVALADELALTQAYLDVEKARLGERLQVRLHLGPELMGALVPYLLLQPLVENAIRHGIAPRTVPGALDIQAFRDGGHLCLRVANEGCRSGESEKPDSADHSLAIGLRNVRERLENLYPGNHRFASTASEDGHYTVMIDIPFREAEASATPLDVAR, encoded by the coding sequence GTGGAAGGCCGTTCGCCGAGTATCGAGCCGGCTGTCGCGCCGGTATCGCCGCCGCTGTGGCTGCCGATCCTGGCCGGCCTGCCGATCACCTTGTGCATGGTGGTAATGGCCTTGCCCGATCTCGGTCGCGGGCATTCGGCCGCATACCGTGCGCTCTACCTGGCAGCCTATGTGGTGTGGAGCCTGCCCTTGACGCTGCTGCAGCGCCGGCTGTGGCAGCGGCGCGTGTCCTGGTGGAAGACGGCGACCATCCTGCTCGTCGTTACCTATCTGCTATCGCTGATCAACAATGCGATCGCGCTCTCCATGGCCGTCGGCTGGGGGCAGGTGCCGACGTACCGGTTGCCGATGATTTTCAGTGGACTGGACGGCTGCTGGCTGGCGCTGATTGCGTTCTGCGCTATCCATGCCGTGGTGGCGCACTACACCGAACTGCGATATGCCCAGGAACGTACCGAACGGGCGATATCGCATGCACGGGACGCCGAGTTGCGGGCGTTGCGCTATCAGCTGCATCCGCACTTTCTGTTCAATACGCTCAATGCCATTTCCGCGCTGGTCGCCAGCCAGCGCAATCGCGAGGCGAACCGCATGATTGCCCGGCTTGGCGACTTCTTGCGTGCCACGCTGGAAAGCAGCGCGGCGCACGAAGTCGCACTGGCCGACGAGCTGGCGTTGACCCAGGCCTATCTCGATGTCGAAAAGGCACGCCTGGGCGAGCGCTTGCAGGTCAGGCTGCATCTCGGGCCGGAGCTGATGGGTGCGCTGGTGCCTTACCTTCTGCTGCAACCGCTGGTGGAAAATGCGATACGTCACGGGATCGCGCCGCGCACCGTACCAGGCGCTCTCGACATCCAGGCGTTTCGCGATGGCGGCCATCTATGTCTTCGTGTCGCCAATGAAGGTTGCCGATCGGGTGAATCGGAAAAGCCCGACAGTGCGGATCATTCGTTGGCGATCGGCTTGCGCAATGTCCGCGAGCGTCTGGAGAACCTGTATCCGGGCAATCATCGTTTCGCATCGACAGCGAGCGAAGACGGACATTACACCGTAATGATCGATATCCCGTTTCGCGAAGCGGAGGCGAGCGCAACGCCGCTCGATGTCGCTCGATGA
- a CDS encoding nuclear transport factor 2 family protein, whose translation MNRFAPIGLFLAAAIGFPCATLAATATSPAQQDIQHVVDAFQKAIVAKDGKTLGGLFLPQGGAWFTVLSDDSYARIKARSPSAPKYKQGSYTEFVQMVATSKEAMEEKFSNVRIDTDGAVASVYFDFVFLLNGAQNNRGSETWHLIKTDGGWKITSMTYSANLPPKG comes from the coding sequence ATGAATCGCTTTGCCCCGATCGGATTATTTCTTGCGGCAGCCATCGGCTTTCCTTGTGCGACGCTGGCGGCAACCGCCACCTCGCCTGCGCAACAGGACATCCAGCATGTCGTCGACGCTTTTCAGAAGGCCATCGTCGCCAAGGACGGGAAGACGCTGGGCGGCCTGTTCCTGCCGCAGGGCGGTGCCTGGTTCACCGTGCTGTCCGACGACTCCTATGCGCGGATCAAGGCCAGGTCGCCGAGCGCGCCAAAGTACAAGCAAGGCAGTTACACCGAGTTCGTGCAGATGGTCGCCACCAGCAAGGAGGCGATGGAAGAGAAGTTCAGCAATGTCCGCATCGATACCGATGGTGCGGTCGCTTCGGTGTACTTCGACTTCGTGTTTCTTCTCAATGGCGCGCAGAACAATCGCGGTAGCGAGACCTGGCACCTGATCAAGACCGATGGCGGCTGGAAAATCACGTCCATGACCTATTCGGCGAACCTGCCGCCCAAGGGCTAG
- a CDS encoding ParB/Srx family N-terminal domain-containing protein — MSTPHVRHPLLSVAPDKLRPTQITVGKAEVADKRSVWRSLGKKKRKELIDAHWFPGVIGPKGKIYIVDHHHLGLALLEEGAKSVPVMVQRDFSWLEQDIFWRTMEFNRWAHPYDQHGNRTSYDAIPASLDKLADDAYRTLAARVRVAGGYSKDATPYAEFLWAEFYRRQLPLPGGKVSAKTLQQALLLAHGHEAAYLPGWSGTIE, encoded by the coding sequence ATGTCCACACCGCATGTGCGCCACCCCTTGCTCTCCGTCGCGCCAGACAAACTCCGCCCCACCCAGATCACGGTCGGCAAGGCCGAGGTTGCCGATAAACGCAGCGTATGGCGCAGCCTCGGCAAGAAAAAACGCAAGGAGCTGATCGACGCACACTGGTTTCCCGGCGTGATCGGACCCAAGGGCAAGATTTATATCGTCGATCACCACCACCTGGGCCTCGCCTTGCTCGAAGAAGGGGCCAAGAGCGTGCCGGTGATGGTGCAGCGCGATTTTTCATGGCTGGAGCAGGATATTTTCTGGCGCACCATGGAGTTCAACCGCTGGGCCCATCCGTACGATCAGCACGGGAACCGCACCAGTTACGACGCCATCCCCGCCAGCCTGGACAAGCTGGCCGACGACGCTTACCGCACGCTTGCGGCACGCGTGCGTGTCGCCGGAGGTTATTCGAAAGACGCTACGCCTTATGCGGAGTTTCTGTGGGCGGAGTTCTACCGCCGGCAATTGCCGCTACCGGGCGGCAAGGTGAGCGCCAAGACATTGCAGCAGGCCTTGTTGCTTGCTCACGGGCACGAGGCGGCGTATCTGCCGGGCTGGTCCGGCACTATCGAATGA
- a CDS encoding response regulator: MMRVVVIDDEPLARSGVAARLTGHDDVVVIGQYADAGSAFEGIVKERPDLAFVDVQMPGVSGLDLLAMLTADERPMAIMLTAYDSYAIRAFELRAIDYLLKPIDDTRFTEALDRARQAMPYRGRAVASTDMWLEEDTTLLERFAVRVGMKLVLVNVVDIDWIEADGDYAVLHVGEETHLVREPLHRLARRLDSKHFVRAHRSAIVRIDRIVEVKYLANRDALLRLRDGTPLRASRTYIGGLADALPGLARGHRR, encoded by the coding sequence ATGATGAGGGTGGTGGTCATCGACGACGAGCCCCTGGCCAGGAGCGGGGTGGCCGCGCGACTCACCGGGCATGATGATGTCGTGGTGATCGGCCAATACGCCGATGCAGGCAGCGCCTTCGAAGGCATCGTCAAGGAGCGGCCGGACCTTGCCTTTGTCGATGTGCAGATGCCGGGCGTTAGCGGTCTCGATCTGTTGGCGATGCTGACGGCGGATGAACGTCCGATGGCGATCATGCTTACCGCTTACGACAGCTATGCGATCCGCGCGTTCGAACTGCGTGCGATCGACTATTTGCTGAAACCTATCGACGACACGCGTTTCACCGAAGCGCTCGATCGTGCGCGACAGGCCATGCCCTATCGTGGTCGTGCAGTGGCATCGACGGATATGTGGTTGGAGGAAGATACGACCTTGCTGGAGCGCTTTGCAGTACGCGTCGGCATGAAGCTGGTGTTGGTCAACGTAGTCGATATCGACTGGATCGAGGCCGATGGCGATTATGCGGTGCTGCATGTTGGTGAAGAAACGCATCTTGTGCGCGAGCCGCTGCATCGGCTTGCGCGGCGGCTCGATTCCAAGCACTTTGTGCGGGCGCATCGTTCGGCCATCGTTCGTATCGATCGTATCGTCGAGGTGAAATATCTCGCCAATCGTGATGCGTTGCTGCGCTTGCGTGACGGTACGCCGTTGCGTGCCAGTCGAACGTATATCGGTGGGCTGGCTGATGCGTTGCCTGGGTTGGCTCGTGGGCATAGGCGTTGA
- a CDS encoding glutathione S-transferase family protein, with translation MPLKLYAHPFSSYSQKALIALYENGTPFEWRLLSGENPEVLKEFAAMWPIGRFPVLVDGDRTVTEATTIIEYLGLYHPGPVQLLPSDPRAALEVRHMDRFFDNYISTPQQKIVFDHMRAEDERDSYGLAKARRMLETAYGWLDKVMADREWAAGDQFTLADCGAAPFLFYADWSHRIDTSFAHVIAYRKRLLARPSVVRAVDEARPYRSLFPLGAPDRD, from the coding sequence ATGCCCCTGAAGCTCTACGCCCATCCCTTTTCCTCCTACAGCCAGAAAGCATTGATTGCGCTCTATGAGAACGGCACCCCGTTCGAATGGCGCCTGCTGTCGGGTGAAAACCCCGAGGTACTGAAGGAATTTGCAGCGATGTGGCCGATCGGGCGCTTTCCCGTACTGGTGGACGGCGACCGTACGGTGACCGAGGCCACCACGATCATCGAGTACCTAGGCCTGTATCATCCCGGCCCCGTGCAACTGCTGCCCTCGGATCCGCGCGCCGCACTCGAGGTGCGTCACATGGATCGCTTCTTTGATAACTACATCTCCACCCCGCAGCAGAAGATCGTGTTCGACCATATGCGCGCCGAAGACGAGCGCGACAGCTACGGCCTGGCCAAAGCCCGGCGCATGCTGGAAACCGCTTATGGCTGGCTCGACAAGGTGATGGCCGACCGGGAATGGGCAGCCGGCGACCAGTTCACTCTGGCCGACTGCGGTGCCGCACCGTTCCTGTTTTATGCGGACTGGTCGCATCGCATCGACACGTCGTTTGCGCATGTCATTGCGTATCGGAAGCGTCTGCTGGCTCGGCCTTCCGTGGTGCGTGCGGTGGATGAAGCGCGTCCCTACCGATCGCTGTTTCCACTGGGCGCTCCCGACCGCGACTGA
- a CDS encoding alpha-L-fucosidase — MGKRIVASALGVLCLAQLAWAAPTSRPLDQPQPPTGAGPSADTVKAWQDRKFGMFIHFGLYSLAGGVWNGKRVDNGYSEQILANAPLPPEQYEALAKQFDPVHFDADAIVALAKAAGMKFIVITAKHHDGFNLFRTAQTPYNTVDGTPYGRDIVKELADACARGGLKFGVYYSTIDWHHPGGNNYIEGNSNPITPAQEAFNVAQLKELLGHYGPIAEIWFDMGKPTPAQSRHFAQTVHALQPQTMISGRVWNYQGDFAVMGDNSEPDVGMELPWQAPASMFPQTWGYRSWQVRDDVSGKIRENITRLVRVVSQGGNYILNIGPEGDGSVVPYEAQVLHGIGQWMQRNGEAVYATRKQPFPALDFGYATVGSHALYLFVSKMPADGRLHLPGVTDTEFGRAYRLGFPGTSVDVQHEKDGVSVTLDRLSGWPGTSAGDIDDFMPVVVLPLKSALHVRPQSVAAAADGSIHLQAAQAQHYLNYNGEGYEAPATLYKLAWQADASAPSYTATIQYAATSKPALWDLWIDGKRYSVSSDPGVASQTIKVSHDRAAHPYAMQVALTPAAPFKQGEALPVAINAVELAPAK; from the coding sequence ATGGGAAAACGCATCGTTGCATCGGCACTGGGCGTGTTGTGCCTGGCACAGCTCGCCTGGGCGGCACCCACATCCAGACCACTCGATCAGCCGCAACCGCCGACAGGCGCGGGCCCGAGCGCGGACACGGTCAAGGCCTGGCAGGATCGCAAGTTCGGCATGTTCATCCATTTCGGCCTGTATTCCCTGGCTGGCGGCGTGTGGAACGGCAAGCGCGTCGACAACGGCTACAGCGAACAGATCCTCGCCAATGCGCCGCTCCCGCCCGAGCAGTACGAAGCATTGGCCAAGCAATTCGATCCGGTGCATTTCGATGCCGATGCCATCGTGGCGCTGGCCAAGGCGGCGGGCATGAAGTTCATCGTCATTACCGCCAAGCACCACGACGGGTTCAACCTGTTCCGCACCGCGCAAACGCCATACAACACAGTCGACGGCACACCTTATGGGCGAGACATCGTCAAGGAGCTGGCCGATGCTTGCGCACGTGGCGGCCTGAAGTTCGGCGTCTACTACTCCACCATCGACTGGCATCACCCGGGCGGCAACAACTATATCGAAGGCAACAGCAACCCGATCACGCCCGCGCAGGAAGCATTCAATGTGGCGCAGCTCAAGGAGCTGCTCGGCCACTATGGACCGATCGCCGAAATCTGGTTCGATATGGGCAAGCCCACGCCGGCGCAAAGCAGGCACTTTGCGCAAACCGTGCATGCACTGCAGCCGCAAACCATGATCTCCGGGCGCGTCTGGAACTACCAGGGCGACTTTGCCGTGATGGGCGACAACAGCGAGCCCGATGTCGGCATGGAGCTGCCCTGGCAGGCGCCGGCATCGATGTTTCCACAGACCTGGGGCTATCGTTCCTGGCAGGTGAGGGACGATGTCTCGGGCAAGATTCGCGAGAACATCACCCGACTGGTACGCGTGGTCAGCCAGGGCGGCAACTACATTCTCAATATCGGCCCCGAAGGCGACGGCTCCGTCGTGCCTTACGAAGCGCAGGTGCTGCATGGCATCGGCCAGTGGATGCAGCGCAATGGAGAGGCTGTTTACGCCACCCGCAAGCAGCCGTTCCCGGCATTGGACTTCGGCTATGCCACCGTCGGATCGCATGCGCTCTATCTTTTCGTAAGCAAGATGCCGGCCGACGGTCGGCTGCATCTTCCTGGCGTGACCGACACTGAGTTCGGCCGCGCTTACCGCCTGGGCTTTCCCGGCACCAGCGTCGATGTACAGCATGAAAAGGACGGTGTCAGCGTTACGCTCGATCGTCTTTCAGGCTGGCCCGGGACATCGGCTGGCGACATCGATGACTTCATGCCGGTCGTCGTGTTGCCGTTGAAAAGTGCGCTGCATGTGCGCCCTCAATCCGTTGCCGCAGCGGCCGACGGCAGCATTCACTTGCAAGCGGCTCAGGCACAGCATTACCTCAATTACAACGGCGAGGGCTATGAAGCGCCTGCCACGTTGTACAAGCTTGCATGGCAGGCCGATGCGAGTGCGCCGAGCTACACGGCTACGATTCAGTACGCGGCGACATCGAAGCCCGCGCTATGGGATCTTTGGATCGACGGCAAACGCTATTCGGTGAGCAGCGACCCTGGTGTTGCCTCGCAGACGATCAAGGTGAGTCACGATCGCGCGGCGCATCCCTATGCGATGCAGGTGGCGTTGACGCCTGCTGCGCCGTTCAAGCAGGGGGAGGCTTTGCCGGTGGCGATAAATGCCGTGGAGTTGGCACCTGCAAAGTAA
- a CDS encoding SulP family inorganic anion transporter, producing MSTSNTVGTDVLAGLSIAGLLLPEAVAYSGIAGLPPQAGVIALFAGLVCYGLLGRSRYAIVSATSSSAAVLAAGTLALAGNDQVSRAAIAATLVLLTGGCFLIASVARLGGLSHLIARPVLRGYTFGLACVIALKQLPNLMGVPGLHGDFVPLLLANLLGDLMRVQPVTLACGLVALALLFVGERVRHLPGSLLVIVLGVAASGWLTQHGVALTGEIRLVPAWTWPSWPTSDQWLPSVELAAALLLILYAESYSSIRGFALKHGDSVNPNRDLAVLGVANAVSGLLHGMPVGAGYSGTSANEAAGAQSRISGLVAAGCVLLMVLLLLRWIERIPQPVLAAIVIHAVSKSLRLTVFTPYLRWHRDRLVALAAVLAVLSLGILNGLLVAIAFSLIMLLRQLAAARLSVLGQLAGGHDFVDIAIHPDAVELPGLLIVRPEEPLFFANAEAVLAQVRHRVQDHADLKRVILSLEESPDLDGTTLESLGDLVTWLDAHGIELCVARLKDVARDALLRMALPQLTPETLDYWSVEDAVRAASGTQTTQT from the coding sequence ATGAGCACGTCGAACACCGTCGGCACGGATGTCCTGGCAGGTTTGTCGATCGCCGGTTTGCTCCTGCCCGAGGCGGTGGCGTACTCGGGCATCGCCGGCCTGCCGCCACAGGCGGGCGTGATCGCGTTGTTTGCCGGCTTGGTCTGCTATGGGCTATTGGGACGCAGCCGCTACGCCATCGTGTCGGCCACTTCGTCCTCGGCTGCGGTACTGGCTGCGGGAACCCTGGCCCTGGCCGGCAACGATCAGGTATCGCGAGCGGCCATCGCCGCCACCCTCGTGTTGCTTACCGGAGGCTGCTTTCTGATTGCCAGCGTGGCACGCCTGGGCGGTCTTTCGCATTTGATCGCCCGGCCTGTGCTGCGTGGCTACACCTTCGGTCTGGCCTGCGTGATCGCATTGAAGCAGCTGCCGAATCTGATGGGTGTGCCCGGCCTGCACGGCGACTTCGTCCCGCTGCTGCTGGCGAACCTGCTCGGGGATCTGATGCGGGTTCAACCGGTCACGCTGGCATGCGGCCTTGTCGCGTTGGCGTTGCTGTTCGTCGGCGAACGCGTGCGACACCTGCCTGGCAGTCTGTTGGTGATCGTGTTGGGCGTGGCGGCATCGGGATGGTTGACCCAACATGGCGTGGCCTTGACCGGTGAGATTCGTCTCGTCCCCGCCTGGACCTGGCCAAGCTGGCCCACGAGCGACCAATGGCTGCCAAGCGTGGAACTGGCGGCAGCCCTGCTGCTGATTCTCTATGCCGAGTCATACAGCTCGATCCGTGGCTTTGCGCTCAAGCACGGCGACAGCGTCAACCCCAACCGCGACCTGGCCGTGCTTGGTGTCGCCAACGCGGTGTCCGGCTTGTTGCATGGCATGCCGGTTGGTGCCGGCTATTCGGGCACGTCGGCCAATGAAGCGGCCGGCGCACAATCCCGTATATCGGGCCTGGTTGCCGCCGGCTGTGTCTTGTTGATGGTGTTGCTGTTGCTGCGCTGGATCGAACGCATTCCCCAACCGGTATTGGCCGCGATCGTGATCCATGCGGTCAGCAAATCGTTGCGACTGACAGTGTTCACGCCATATCTGCGTTGGCATCGCGATCGGCTCGTTGCCTTGGCTGCCGTGCTCGCGGTGCTATCGTTGGGCATTCTCAATGGCTTGCTGGTGGCGATCGCATTCAGTCTGATCATGCTGTTGCGGCAGCTGGCAGCCGCGAGGCTCAGCGTGCTCGGGCAATTGGCCGGTGGTCATGACTTTGTCGATATCGCGATACATCCCGATGCCGTCGAGTTGCCCGGCCTGCTGATCGTGCGGCCCGAAGAGCCGCTGTTTTTCGCCAATGCCGAAGCCGTGTTGGCGCAGGTGAGGCATCGCGTACAAGACCATGCCGACTTGAAGCGGGTGATCCTGAGCCTGGAAGAATCGCCCGATCTCGACGGCACCACGCTTGAATCGTTGGGTGATCTTGTGACCTGGCTCGATGCGCATGGCATCGAGTTGTGCGTAGCGCGATTGAAAGACGTCGCGCGCGATGCGTTGTTGCGCATGGCGTTGCCGCAGCTCACTCCGGAAACGCTGGATTATTGGAGTGTAGAAGATGCCGTGCGGGCTGCCTCAGGCACACAAACTACGCAGACTTAG